From a region of the Ostrinia nubilalis chromosome 18, ilOstNubi1.1, whole genome shotgun sequence genome:
- the LOC135080829 gene encoding integrator complex subunit 1-like: MAVLAALIQAQPQLVPAAMADTYHELLLRPEDYLRPLRALTRECVRAARADAQALLPLARALAQPPPHEPAAEVGSLVYDLLLNAIRHQRLKETTTMSPNNMAVLAALIQAQPQLVPAAMADTYHELLLRPEDYLRPLRALTRECVRAARADAQALLPLARALAQPPPHEPAAEVRERAFSSLADLFCCCCLVTGSHSKHVPEFRAQLSAIQGAALGWLLDTAVPVYRPSRHDFQLALNKIMFVESAEAYSKADNWPPECERALAHRVCCEAPLPQHNLLRIIFIGLSKADSKADNWPPECERALAHRVCCEAPLPQHNLLRIIFIGLSKADSKADNWPPECERALAHRVCCEAPLPQHNLLRIIFIGLSKADSKADNWPPECERALAHRVCCEAPLPQHNLLRIIFIGLSKADSKADNWPPECERALAHRVCCEAPLPQHNLLRIIFIGLSKDIPVAPAEALELVEQLVRRACALPPEDNPLHVDKLELAEYVFQLCQFSPPENITLPAGYTPPALAITSLYWRGWVLLAMLAAHNPQSFAERAAATYPTLRALIETCITGKPSIEWNTNPAAEAERAEAERAAILQLETHLAAASNAKLPLTEHSSRLLSQLTTMDPLGPARKPPAGVLETLQALSGQLRLGRLLCRQPALLLELVERHGTRRAMPWLHQLLRHDRLELR, translated from the exons ATGGCCGTGCTGGCCGCGCTCATACAGGCGCAGCCGCAGCTGGTGCCCGCTGCTATGGCTGACACCTACCACGAATTACTGCTGCGGCCTGAAGACTATCTTCGGCCGCTGCGAGCGCTGACGAGGGAATGTGTGAGAGCGGCAAGAGCAGATGCGCAAGCGCTGTTGCCGCTTGCGAGGGCGTtggcgcagccgccgccgcatgAGCCTGCTGCCGAGGTTGGTTCCTTAGTCTACGATCTCCTATTAAACGCTATACGCCATCAACGTCTGAAGGAGACCACCACAAT GTCGCCCAACAACATGGCCGTGCTCGCCGCGCTCATCCAGGCGCAGCCGCAGCTGGTGCCCGCCGCCATGGCTGACACCTACCACGAATTGTTGCTAAGGCCAGAGGATTATCTGCGGCCGCTGCGAGCGCTGACGAGGGAGTGTGTGAGAGCAGCAAGAGCCGATGCGCAAGCGCTGTTGCCGCTTGCAAGGGCGTtggcgcagccgccgccgcatgAACCGGCCGCTGAG GTGCGCGAGCGCGCGTTCTCATCCCTGGCGGACCTGTTCTGCTGCTGCTGCCTGGTGACGGGCTCGCACAGCAAGCACGTGCCCGAGTTCCGCGCACAGCTCAGCGCCATCCAGGGCGCCGCGCTCGGCTGGCTGCTCGACACCGCCGTGCCCGTCTACCGGCCTTCCCGCCACGACTTCCAGCTGGCGCTCAACAAG ATAATGTTCGTGGAGAGCGCGGAGGCGTACAGCAAGGCGGACAACTGGCCGCCGGAGTGCGAGCGCGCGCTGGCGCACCGCGTGTGCTGCGAGGCGCCGCTGCCGCAGCACAACCTGCTGCGCATCATCTTCATCGGGCTGTCCAAG GCGGACAGCAAGGCGGACAACTGGCCGCCGGAGTGCGAGCGCGCGCTGGCGCACCGCGTGTGCTGCGAGGCGCCGCTGCCGCAGCACAACCTGCTGCGCATCATCTTCATCGGGCTGTCCAAG GCGGACAGCAAGGCGGACAACTGGCCGCCGGAGTGCGAGCGCGCGCTGGCGCACCGCGTGTGCTGCGAGGCGCCGCTGCCGCAGCACAACCTGCTGCGCATCATCTTCATCGGGCTGTCCAAG GCGGACAGCAAGGCGGACAACTGGCCGCCGGAGTGCGAGCGCGCGCTGGCGCACCGCGTGTGCTGCGAGGCGCCGCTGCCGCAGCACAACCTGCTGCGCATCATCTTCATCGGGCTGTCCAAG GCGGACAGCAAGGCGGACAACTGGCCGCCGGAGTGCGAGCGCGCGCTGGCGCACCGCGTGTGCTGCGAGGCGCCGCTGCCGCAGCACAACCTGCTGCGCATCATCTTCATCGGGCTGTCCAAG GACATTCCAGTGGCTCCAGCCGAAGCCCTAGAACTTGTAGAGCAGTTGGTACGAAGAGCCTGCGCACTACCACCCGAAGACAACCCTCTGCATGTGGACAAGCTCGAGCTGGCCGAATATGTGTTCCAGCTGTGCCAGTTCTCCCCGCCAGAGAACATCACGCTGCCTGCCGG GTACACGCCTCCCGCGCTGGCCATCACATCTCTGTACTGGCGCGGCTGGGTGCTGCTGGCGATGCTGGCGGCACACAACCCGCAGTCGTTCGCCGAGCGAGCCGCCGCCACGTACCCCACGCTGCGAGCGCTCATCGAGACATGCATCACCGG AAAACCGAGCATAGAGTGGAACACCAACCCAGCGGCGGAGGCAGAGCGGGCGGAGGCCGAGCGCGCCGCCATCCTGCAGTTGGAGACACACTTGGCGGCCGCTTCTAACGCCAAGCTGCCGCTCACTGAACACTCCTCGCGTCTGCTTAGCCAG CTCACGACTATGGACCCGCTGGGCCCGGCGCGCAAACCACCAGCCGGCGTGCTGGAGACGCTGCAAGCGCTGAGCGGACAGCTGCGCCTGGGCCGCCTGCTGTGCCGCCAGCCCGCGCTGCTGCTCGAGCTGGTGGAGCGCCACGGCACGCGCCGCGCCATGCCCTGGCTGCACCAGCTGCTGCGCCACGACCGCCTGGAGCTGAGGTAA
- the LOC135080830 gene encoding integrator complex subunit 1-like, which yields MDRGKMTSAGRGAKSKAPQHPQDIFALGSKSTVVVNRDSEKRNIHKPSTSGVERKRETAGFGSQPPSKRARIGSPAEAVGGTSLEVDPVDLVPNVLQALDTHNSDKLLGLLTGSIRLLKSQRSKPDPILCMSMLYLTKIRPNMFAHETVTQSLCTLLKREQGAAFKSKGNPLVFVLACNMLYAGHKESNNWPDTFIKVYIEDALNERWWVECSWCKCLVENIVTAFNTKHPPPYLIPSENTLGTMSPSGSGSPLMGSTDDDTDNTELEYSVFPRYSSSYETVEALVLEAIKEQIIRRAAPDAIHRGFLKLLAATCGFPEIRMISASRLEAWLHSGKLWRCAQELLAYVCCNADACGPTAARDHEVLAQLARMRLKTKPLQAAYQACLRYFTARRRLRAHRGPRPRGAGAAGAHAAQDQAAAGRLPGLPEVLYCTPTPAGPPRPATTRCWRSWRACGSRPSRCRPPTRPA from the exons ATGGACCGCGGCAAGATGACGTCTGCGGGCCGCGGCGCCAAGTCCAAGGCGCCGCAGCATCCGCAGGACATCTTCGCGCTGGGCAGCAAGTCCACCGTGGTCGTTAACAGGGACTCTGAAAAACGGAACATCCACAAACCCTCTACCAGcg GCGTCGAACGCAAGCGTGAGACCGCTGGCTTTGGCAGCCAACCACCAAGCAAGAGAGCGAGGATCGGATCTCCTGCAGAGGCTGTCGGAGGGACCTCCCTGGAAGTCGACCCTGTGGACCTGGTGCCCAATGTGCTGCAGGCCCTGGACACACACAACTCTGACAAACTG CTTGGCCTCCTGACTGGATCGATTCGCCTACTGAAATCCCAGCGCTCTAAACCGGACCCGATTCTCTGCATGAGTATGCTTTACCTCACCAAGATACGTCCCAACATGTTTGCCCATGAGACCGTCACTCAGAGCTTGTGTACACTCCTGAAGAGAGAGCAAGGTGCGGCTTTCAAGAGCAAGGGGAACCCGCTGGTGTTTGTGCTGGCTTGCAATATGCTGTACGCAGGGCACAAAGAGAGTAACAACTGGCCAGATACGTTTATAAAG GTGTACATTGAAGACGCTTTAAATGAGCGCTGGTGGGTAGAATGTTCCTGGTGCAAGTGTTTGGTTGAAAACATCGTCACGGCATTCAACACGAAACACCCACCACCATACCTCATACCATCTGAAAATACACTTG GTACAATGTCACCTTCTGGCTCTGGTTCTCCATTGATGGGCAGCACTGATGATGACACTGATAATACCGAACTAGAGTATTCCGTATTTCCGAG ATATTCCAGTAGCTATGAAACAGTGGAGGCGTTGGTGCTGGAAGCCATCAAGGAGCAGATAATCCGCCGCGCAGCCCCTGATGCCATCCATCGCGGGTTCCTCAAGCTCCTGGCTGCTACTTGCGGTTTTCCGGAG ATCCGCATGATATCCGCATCCCGGCTGGAAGCGTGGCTGCACTCGGGCAAGCTGTGGCGCTGCGCCCAGGAGCTTCTAGCCTACGTGTGCTGCAACGCCGACGCCTGCGGGCCCACCGCGGCCCGCGACCACGAGGTGCTGGCGCAGCTGGCGCGCATGCGGCTCAAGACCAAGCCGCTGCAGGCCGCCTACCAGGCCTGCCTGAGGTACTTTACTGCACGCCGACGCCTGCGGGCCCACCGCGGCCCGCGACCACGAGGTGCTGGCGCAGCTGGCGCGCATGCGGCTCAAGACCAAGCCGCTGCAGGCCGCCTACCAGGCCTGCCTGAGGTACTTTACTGCACGCCGACGCCTGCGGGCCCACCGCGGCCCGCGACCACGAGGTGCTGGCGCAGCTGGCGCGCATGCGGCTCAAGACCAAGCCGCTGCAGGCCGCCTACCAGGCCTGCCTGA
- the LOC135080831 gene encoding myosin-7-like produces MDIGDLSKVASRKRLNVDAEKLREKVSRETAKIIKLKVAQDTAYWDLKEKLQQVEGNHERLQQNMVEVQMQHEAISGQYQDELRLRPETLNKMSSTREICDVLEEYSERLKETLSRCKNDQSTLYDAYQKSGQLVRDIKQKQLQGDEKNRQVIERLEEKVKLTSEHQNQLLQYFSAAKQQGDAELADTKQKLAATVTQKEELIAAVNELRRSLDLNQHDLQKHFSAAKQQGDAELADTKQKLAATVTQKEELVAAVNELRRSLDLNQHDLQKKEESISSLQNDMKQLLHEFNLQASDMKSSMLKQEKELKEAVESNEALKKALSNQETFTKGICDQNNQLQEKLSALEDENIAMTNTNKDLEAKLQAATEKNEDYKTVVAMLNETQDELRNDIAQKDQLQKSSEAEIQKLVDQLSALEVANTEVVANLTASKEDCDMKAQRIQELETQVQDLQKKLADRETELDELKASSSQQTKELSEAISSKDKELDTKASTIAQLMTELKAATDARGRLELSVQKLRKEAEMEREAASEREKRISKQVEQLEVVVRTKDDELSKQMSIILEIRAEKERLQDKIQSMQNTIDNIQKELTGRVLPSANRLPPEQDDNAVMCAPSKDLSPKLPTPQFAVPRAEPKQLDSMLFSLFSDGSMDGDTLDPSEVNRRFEALSRGERVAPTPLNSLKRRAGVPAAHGGLKYKASNNNDDLISLSQVKNDLKKQDKTFFKSKRSDPKNKKLK; encoded by the exons ATGGATATCGGTGACTTAAGTAAAGTTGCGAGTAGAAAAAGACTGAACGTAGATGCTGAGAAACTTCGTGAAAAAGTTTCTCGCGAAACTGCAAAAATTATCAAGTTGAAG GTCGCCCAAGACACCGCGTACTGGGACCTCAAGGAAAAGCTCCAGCAGGTTGAGGGCAACCATGAGCGGCTGCAGCAGAATATGGTCGAGGTGCAGATGCAACACGAGGCAATCTCCGGGCAGTACCAAGATGAACTTAGGCTTCGACCAGAAACTTTGAACAA AATGAGTAGCACCCGCGAAATTTGTGATGTGCTAGAGGAATACAGCGAGCGGCTAAAGGAAACGCTGTCCCGATGCAAGAACGATCAGTCCACATTGTACGACGCATACCAGAAGTCTGGACAGCTCGTGAGGGACATCAAACAGAAGCAACTCCAAGGAGACGAGAAAAACCGCCAAGTCATCGAGAGACTTGAAGAAAAAG TAAAACTAACAAGCGAGCATCAGAACCAGCTCTTGCAGTACTTCTCGGCAGCCAAGCAGCAGGGAGACGCCGAGCTGGCCGACACCAAGCAGAAGTTGGCCGCTACCGTCACACAGAAAGAAGAGCTGATAGCAGCCGTCAACGAACTGCGCAGGAGTCTCGACCTCAACCAACATGACTTGCAGAAG CACTTCTCGGCGGCCAAGCAGCAGGGAGACGCCGAGCTGGCCGACACCAAGCAGAAGTTGGCCGCTACCGTCACACAGAAAGAGGAGCTGGTAGCAGCCGTCAACGAACTGCGCAGGAGTCTCGACCTCAACCAACACGACTTGCAGAAG AAAGAGGAATCCATCTCTTCTCTTCAGAATGACATGAAACAACTGCTCCACGAGTTCAACTTACAGGCCTCCGACATGAAGAGCTCTATGCTGAAACAGGAAAAAGA ACTCAAAGAAGCAGTAGAAAGTAACGAAGCACTGAAGAAGGCCCTCAGCAACCAGGAGACCTTCACCAAGGGCATCTGCGACCAGAACAACCAGCTTCAGGAGAAGTTATCTGCATTAGAGGATGAAAACATTGCTATGACCAACACTAATAAGGACTTGGAGGCAAAACTCCAG GCTGCTACTGAGAAAAATGAAGATTACAAAACAGTGGTGGCCATGCTCAACGAGACACAAGATGAACTGAGGAATGATATCGCCCAGAAAGATCAG CTTCAAAAGAGTTCAGAAGCAGAAATACAGAAACTGGTGGATCAGTTATCTGCATTGGAAGTCGCGAATACAGAGGTAGTAGCCAATCTGACTGCATCAAAAGAAGACTGCGACATGAAGGCCCAGCGTATTCAAGAGTTGGAGACTCAGGTTCAGGATCTGCAGAAGAAGTTAGCAGATCGTGAAACTGAGTTGGACGAACTGAA GGCGTCATCCTCACAGCAAACCAAAGAGCTATCCGAAGCCATCAGCTCCAAAGACAAGGAACTAGACACGAAGGCGAGCACCATAGCTCAACTCATGACTGAGCTGAAAGCCGCTACGGACGCGCGCGGCCGCCTCGAGCTTAGTGTACAGAAGCTTCGCAAGGAGGCCGAGATGGAAAGGGAGGCCGCTAGTGAGAGGGAGAAGAGGATATCGAAGCAAGTCGAGCAGCTGGAGGTCGTCGTCAGG ACTAAAGATGACGAGCTCTCAAAACAAATGTCCATCATTCTGGAGATCCGCGCTGAGAAG GAACGGCTTCAAGACAAGATCCAGAGCATGCAGAACACGATCGACAACATTCAGAAGGAGCTGACCGGGCGAGTGTTGCCTTCCGCAAACCGACTGCCGCCCGAGCAAGACGACAATGCTGTCATGTGTGCGCCTTCCAAG GATTTATCCCCGAAGCTTCCGACGCCGCAGTTCGCAGTACCCCGCGCCGAGCCGAAGCAGCTGGACAGCATGCTATTCAGCCTGTTCAGTGACGGCAGCATGGACGGGGATACCCTTGAC CCGTCGGAGGTGAACCGCCGCTTTGAGGCTTTGTCACGCGGCGAGCGCGTGGCTCCCACGCCTCTCAACTCGCTGAAGAGACGTGCTGGGGTACCGGCGGCACATGGGGGTCTCAAGTATAAGGCCAGCAATAATAACGAT GATCTAATTTCACTCTCACAAGTGAAGAATGATTTGAAGAAACAagacaaaacatttttcaaaagCAAGCGCTCAGACCCAAAGAATAAGAAGTTGAAGTAA
- the LOC135080474 gene encoding ATP synthase-coupling factor 6, mitochondrial, whose protein sequence is MLSSSLLGGLRAARSSVVITRNLAAAQKATDPIQQLFLDKIREYKQKSSGGKLVDPSPAIEKELKTELEKLEKQYGGGSGVDMTSFPSFKFEEPKLDPIDEAQQVAKKK, encoded by the exons ATGCTCAGCTCCTCACTTCTTGGTGGCCTGCGGGCAGCTCGCTCCTCGGTGGTGATTACCCGCAACCTGGCGGCAGCGCAGAAGGCCACAGACCCCATCCAGCAGCTGTTCTTGGACAAAATCAGGGAATACAAGCAGAAGAGCTC TGGTGGAAAACTGGTTGACCCCAGCCCAGCTATTGAGAAAGAACTCAAAACTGAGTTGGAGAAACTGGAGAAGCAATATGGTGGTGGTTCTGGTGTAGACATGACCTCATTTCCCTCATTCAAATTTGAAGAACCCAAGCTGGACCCCATCGATGAGGCACAACAAGTGGCGAAGAAGAAGTGA